The Drosophila gunungcola strain Sukarami chromosome 3L unlocalized genomic scaffold, Dgunungcola_SK_2 000003F, whole genome shotgun sequence genome contains a region encoding:
- the LOC128258171 gene encoding ecdysone-induced protein 78C-like isoform X2 — MWMTPPAVHCAPTSYSSNSSNSSKQQQQQQQHLLQQQQQQQQHQQHQQQQQQPHVSGARVKTPSTPQTPQMCSIASSPSELGGCNSANNNNNNNNNSSGNASGGSGVSVGVVVVGGHQQLVGGSMVGVGVGMGTELGGGHHQVGMCHDGLAGTANELTVYDVIMCVSQAHRLNCSYTEELTRELMRRPVTVPQNGIASTVAESLEFQKIWLWQQFSARVTPGVQRIVEFAKRVPGFCDFTQDDQLILIKLGFFEVWLTHVARLINEATLTLDDGAYLTRQQLEILYDSDFVNALLNFANTLNAYGLSDTEIGLFSAMVLLASDRTGLSEPKVIGRARELVAEALRVQILRSRAGSPQALQLMPALEAKIPELRSLGAKHFSHLDWLRMNWTKLRLPPLFAEIFDIPKADDEL; from the exons ATGTGGATGACACCTCCGGCAGTACACTGCGCCCCAACCAgttacagcagcaacagcagcaacagcagcaagcagcaacagcaacagcagcaacatctcctgcagcaacagcagcagcagcagcaacatcagcagcatcaacagcaacagcagcagccgcatGTGAGCGGCGCCAGAGTGAAGACACCGAGTACTCCACAAACGCCACAAATGTGTTCGATCGCATCCTCGCCATCGGAGCTGGGCGGTTGCAATAGTgccaataacaataataataacaacaacaacagcagcggcaatgccagcggcggcagcggcgtaAGCGTCggcgttgttgttgtgggcGGTCACCAGCAACTGGTGGGCGGCAGCAtggtgggcgtgggcgtgggcatgGGCACGGAACTGGGCGGTGGCCACCACCAGGTGGGCATGTGCCACGACGGACTGGCCGGAACGGCCAACGAGCTGACCGTCTACGATGTGATCATGTGCGTGTCGCAGGCGCACCGTCTCAACTGCTCCTACACGGAGGAACTGACCAGGGAGCTGATGCGCCGCCCGGTGACGGTGCCCCAAAATGGG ATTGCCAGCACAGTGGCGGAGAGCCTGGAGTTCCAGAAGATCTGGCTGTGGCAGCAGTTCTCGGCCAGGGTGACGCCCGGTGTCCAGCGGATTGTGGAGTTTGCGAAACGCGTACCTGGCTTCTGTGATTTCACCCAAGACGACCAGCTCATACTCATCAAGCTGGGCTTCTTCGAGGTCTGGCTGACGCACGTGGCCCGCCTGATCAACGAGGCCACTCTGACGCTGGACGACGGAGCCTACCTGACGCGCCAGCAACTCGAGATACTCTACGAT TCTGACTTTGTGAACGCCTTGCTGAACTTTGCCAACACATTGAACGCCTACGGGCTGAGCGACACCGAGATCGGCCTGTTCTCGGCCATGGTGCTGCTGGCCTCGGACCGGACGGGACTCAGCGAGCCCAAGGTGATCGGACGGGCCAGGGAGCTGGTGGCCGAGGCGCTCCGCGTCCAGATCCTGCGCTCCCGGGCGGGATCGCCGCAGGCACTGCAGCTGATGCCGGCGCTGGAGGCCAAGATACCCGAGCTGCGGTCCCTGGGGGCCAAGCACTTCTCACACCTAGACTGGCTGCGGATGAACTGGACCAAGCTGCGCCTGCCGCCCCTCTTCGCCGAGATCTTCGACATCCCCAAGGCCGACGACGAGCTGTAG
- the LOC128258179 gene encoding inositol monophosphatase 1 isoform X2, whose translation MGDSVDLEKCFEVVSNLVSEAGRLIARNNETRQEFVTKSNDIDLVTQTDKDVEQLLMDGIRRHFPDHKFIGEEESSGEGGVNKLTNDPTWIIDPVDGTMNFVHAFPHSCISVGLKVNKVTELGLIYNPILEQRFTARRGHGAFYNGRRIHVSGQQELGKALITTEFGTTRDEAKMKVVNENFEKMAKRAHGLRALGSAALNMSMVALGAVDANYEFGIHAWDVCAGDLIVREAGGVVIDPAGGEFDIMSRRVLAAATPQLAQEISKVLTQFYPLPRDD comes from the exons ATGGGCGACAGTGTGGACCTGGAAAAGTGCTTCGAAGTGGTCAGCAATCTGGTATCAGAGGCTGGACGG TTAATCGCTCGCAACAATGAGACCCGTCAGGAATTCGTGACCAAGAGCAACGACATCGACCTGGTGACCCAAACGGACAAGGATGTGGAGCAGCTGTTGATGGACGGCATTCGCCGGCATTTTCCGGATCATAA ATTCATAGGCGAGGAGGAGAGCAGCGGAGAGGGGGGCGTCAACAAGCTGACCAATGACCCCACCTGGATCATCGATCCCGTGGACGGCACCATGAACTTTGTGCACGCCTTTCCCCACTCGTGCATCTCCGTGGGTCTGAAGGTGAACAAGGTCACGGAGTTGGGCCTGATCTACAACCCCATCCTGGAGCAGCGCTTCACCGCCAGACGGGGCCATGGAGCCTTCTACAACGGCCGGAGGATCCATGTGAGTGGCCAGCAGGAGCTGGGCAAGGCGCTGATCACCACCGAATTCGGAACCACCCGCGATGAGGCCAAGATGAAGGTCGTCAACGAGAACTTCGAGAAGATGGCCAAAAGGGCGCACGG TTTACGCGCTCTGGGTTCGGCAGCACTTAACATGTCCATGGTGGCCCTAGGCGCCGTTGATGCCAACTATGAGTTCGGCATCCATGCATGGGATGTTTGTGCCGGGGACTTGATTGTTCGCGAGGCTGGCGGAGTGGTCATCGATCCTGCTGGCGGGGAGTTCGACATCATGTCGCGCAGGGTCCTGGCAGCAGCCACACCCCAACTGGCCCAGGAAATCAGCAAAGTGCTGACGCAGTTCTATCCTCTTCCTCGCGATGATTGA
- the LOC128258182 gene encoding uncharacterized protein LOC128258182 gives MKLVLILLGGLLILKNATTFGQYFSCFADGICVCSGHPVGDRVPDCEDCSGYYQCGDGNVEKKKCSPGLIFNIKLQTCVEGQCPRGDGFCATTNTVPPPTTSTLTTGSPATGPPGGACSNEVKCSFNGEIIAHAQHCRLFYNCVELCPVLGFCELGKWFDREKFVCDLPENVRNCPPNQD, from the exons ATGAAGTTGG TTTTGATACTTCTTGGAGGACTCCTGATCCTTAAAAATGCTACTACGTTTGGTCAGTATTTTTCCTGTTTCGCGGATGGCATATGTGTTTGCTCGGGTCATCCAGTGGGCGATAGGGTACCGGACTGCGAGGATTGCTCCGGTTACTACCAATGTGGCGATGGTAATGTagagaaaaagaaatgttcCCCCGGCCTGATCTTCAACATCAAATTACAAACCTGTGTGGAGGGTCAATGTCCGAGAGGGGATGGCTTTTGTGCGACGACCAACACAGTGCCACCACCAACTACTTCGACTTTAACTACAGGATCACCAGCTACAGGACCTCCAGGAGGAGCCTGTTCTAATGAAGTGAAATGTAGCTTCAATGGCGAAATTATTGCCCATGCTCAACACTGCCGCTTATTTTACAACTGCGTGGAATTGTGCCCTGTTTTGGGCTTTTGTGAGCTGGGCAAATGGTTTGATAGGGAGAAATTCGTGTGTGATCTCCCAGAAAATGTCCGCAACTGTCCTCCTAACCAGGACTAG
- the LOC128258179 gene encoding inositol monophosphatase 1 isoform X1 — MGSNFYLVFQKIVSCKSSIYGSHLAHSPQIGSLQLQKPNRQHHCKMGDSVDLEKCFEVVSNLVSEAGRLIARNNETRQEFVTKSNDIDLVTQTDKDVEQLLMDGIRRHFPDHKFIGEEESSGEGGVNKLTNDPTWIIDPVDGTMNFVHAFPHSCISVGLKVNKVTELGLIYNPILEQRFTARRGHGAFYNGRRIHVSGQQELGKALITTEFGTTRDEAKMKVVNENFEKMAKRAHGLRALGSAALNMSMVALGAVDANYEFGIHAWDVCAGDLIVREAGGVVIDPAGGEFDIMSRRVLAAATPQLAQEISKVLTQFYPLPRDD, encoded by the exons ATGGGgtctaatttttatttggtctttcaaaaaattgtttcttgtAAGTCTTCAATATATGGATCTCATTTGGCGCATTCACCGCAAAT CGGCTCATTGCAACTCCAGAAACCAAACAGACAACACCACTGCAAAATGGGCGACAGTGTGGACCTGGAAAAGTGCTTCGAAGTGGTCAGCAATCTGGTATCAGAGGCTGGACGG TTAATCGCTCGCAACAATGAGACCCGTCAGGAATTCGTGACCAAGAGCAACGACATCGACCTGGTGACCCAAACGGACAAGGATGTGGAGCAGCTGTTGATGGACGGCATTCGCCGGCATTTTCCGGATCATAA ATTCATAGGCGAGGAGGAGAGCAGCGGAGAGGGGGGCGTCAACAAGCTGACCAATGACCCCACCTGGATCATCGATCCCGTGGACGGCACCATGAACTTTGTGCACGCCTTTCCCCACTCGTGCATCTCCGTGGGTCTGAAGGTGAACAAGGTCACGGAGTTGGGCCTGATCTACAACCCCATCCTGGAGCAGCGCTTCACCGCCAGACGGGGCCATGGAGCCTTCTACAACGGCCGGAGGATCCATGTGAGTGGCCAGCAGGAGCTGGGCAAGGCGCTGATCACCACCGAATTCGGAACCACCCGCGATGAGGCCAAGATGAAGGTCGTCAACGAGAACTTCGAGAAGATGGCCAAAAGGGCGCACGG TTTACGCGCTCTGGGTTCGGCAGCACTTAACATGTCCATGGTGGCCCTAGGCGCCGTTGATGCCAACTATGAGTTCGGCATCCATGCATGGGATGTTTGTGCCGGGGACTTGATTGTTCGCGAGGCTGGCGGAGTGGTCATCGATCCTGCTGGCGGGGAGTTCGACATCATGTCGCGCAGGGTCCTGGCAGCAGCCACACCCCAACTGGCCCAGGAAATCAGCAAAGTGCTGACGCAGTTCTATCCTCTTCCTCGCGATGATTGA